The Candidatus Hydrogenedentota bacterium genome has a window encoding:
- the argC gene encoding N-acetyl-gamma-glutamyl-phosphate reductase translates to MIKVGVVGTGYGARELIRLLGGHPETELVAVTSSSAAGKTLDEVLPAFRGMYSIVLEAFDAKALKAKCDLVCIAVPSKQSMPMVSALRQEGVRVFDLGGDFRLKDPALFAKYYKAEHTAPELLADCVYGLPPFYREELKTAQLVSVPGCYPISVILPLRPLLENVGTDIPVVVDSISGISGAGRTPSEAYHFPEMNENLKAYRLGNHQHIPEIEQELGNKVMVQFTPHVAPLTRGILTTITFRPNGPVNPEAVYRCYDSEPFVRILPHGHLPEIRYIRASNYCDIGWTMDERTGNLLIVSAIDNMMGGTAGMALQCLNVAYGFDERTGLNFGGMVP, encoded by the coding sequence ATGATCAAGGTTGGAGTAGTTGGTACCGGATATGGCGCGCGGGAACTGATCCGCCTGTTGGGCGGACATCCTGAGACGGAACTGGTCGCGGTTACATCGTCGAGTGCGGCCGGTAAGACGCTGGATGAGGTTCTGCCGGCATTTCGCGGCATGTACTCCATTGTGCTGGAGGCTTTCGACGCGAAAGCGCTCAAGGCGAAGTGCGACCTCGTGTGTATCGCGGTGCCGAGCAAGCAATCGATGCCGATGGTGTCTGCGCTTCGGCAGGAAGGCGTCCGGGTATTCGATCTTGGCGGCGATTTTCGGCTGAAAGACCCGGCCCTTTTCGCGAAGTACTACAAGGCCGAGCACACGGCTCCGGAGTTGCTCGCGGATTGCGTGTATGGCCTGCCGCCGTTCTACCGGGAAGAGCTCAAGACCGCACAATTGGTATCGGTACCCGGCTGCTATCCGATTAGTGTCATCCTTCCTCTTCGGCCACTCCTCGAAAATGTCGGCACAGACATCCCGGTAGTGGTCGATTCTATTTCCGGGATATCCGGCGCGGGACGCACACCCAGCGAGGCATACCACTTCCCGGAAATGAACGAGAACCTGAAAGCCTACCGCCTCGGCAATCACCAGCACATTCCCGAGATCGAGCAAGAACTCGGCAACAAGGTAATGGTTCAATTCACGCCGCACGTCGCCCCGCTGACGCGCGGGATATTGACGACGATTACGTTCCGGCCCAACGGCCCCGTGAATCCGGAGGCGGTTTACCGCTGTTACGATTCGGAACCGTTTGTACGTATTCTTCCCCACGGGCATCTGCCCGAGATTCGGTATATTCGTGCGTCCAATTACTGCGATATCGGCTGGACCATGGACGAACGGACGGGCAATTTGCTGATTGTCAGCGCAATCGACAATATGATGGGCGGTACCGCGGGCATGGCGTTACAATGCCTCAACGTAGCGTACGGTTTTGACGAACGCACGGGCCTGAACTTTGGAGGCATGGTTCCATGA
- the argJ gene encoding bifunctional glutamate N-acetyltransferase/amino-acid acetyltransferase ArgJ, which produces MKTIPGGVTAPKGYRASGVAAGIKPKSTKKDCALIASDAIATVAGMFTKNVMKSPPVVWNQSVCAAGCAQSVFINSGNANAATGESGAADVRKTADLVADALGTQPGTVCLCSTGVIGVPLPMDRIAKGVVECAAALSPAGSADAAAAIMTTDTVPKEVAYEVPLSSGVVRMGAIAKGSGMIAPNMGTMICVITTDATIAAKPLANLLRDAVNLSFNCISVDNDMSTSDTVLCFANSAANLPNLEPGTADYEAFGDALTILCRDVARRLVLDGEGATKFVEIVVEGTSTDSDAKTIARAIAFSHLCKTAFFGEDPNWGRIVCAAGYAGVPFDPNDVALWLDEVQLVERGAATDYRESDAAAVMKKREFRIRLDVGTGPGQALFWTSDLSNEYVRINADYRS; this is translated from the coding sequence ATGAAGACCATTCCGGGTGGTGTGACAGCTCCCAAGGGGTATCGCGCATCGGGTGTGGCGGCAGGTATCAAGCCCAAGTCGACCAAGAAAGACTGCGCCCTCATCGCCAGCGATGCCATCGCCACAGTCGCGGGCATGTTCACGAAGAACGTGATGAAGTCCCCGCCGGTCGTGTGGAACCAAAGTGTTTGCGCGGCAGGGTGCGCCCAATCGGTGTTCATCAACAGCGGCAATGCGAATGCGGCAACCGGGGAATCCGGTGCAGCCGATGTGCGGAAGACGGCCGACCTTGTAGCCGATGCGCTGGGCACGCAGCCCGGCACCGTGTGCCTTTGCAGCACGGGAGTCATCGGTGTGCCATTGCCGATGGACCGCATCGCGAAGGGTGTGGTGGAATGCGCTGCCGCGCTGTCGCCCGCAGGCAGTGCCGACGCCGCCGCGGCGATCATGACGACGGACACCGTACCCAAGGAAGTCGCCTACGAAGTACCTCTATCCTCGGGCGTTGTGCGGATGGGCGCAATCGCCAAAGGTTCAGGAATGATTGCGCCGAATATGGGCACGATGATTTGCGTGATCACGACGGACGCGACCATCGCGGCGAAGCCGTTGGCCAACCTCTTGCGCGACGCCGTCAATCTGTCGTTCAACTGCATCAGTGTTGACAACGACATGAGCACGAGCGACACGGTGTTGTGTTTTGCGAACAGCGCAGCGAACCTGCCGAATCTGGAACCGGGCACGGCGGATTACGAAGCGTTTGGAGACGCGCTTACGATCTTGTGCAGAGACGTTGCGCGGAGGCTCGTGCTGGACGGCGAAGGCGCCACCAAGTTTGTGGAAATCGTCGTCGAAGGTACGTCCACCGATTCCGATGCGAAAACGATCGCGCGGGCAATCGCGTTCTCTCACCTATGCAAGACCGCGTTCTTTGGTGAAGACCCCAATTGGGGACGAATCGTATGCGCGGCGGGGTACGCAGGCGTGCCGTTCGATCCGAACGACGTTGCCTTGTGGCTGGACGAGGTACAATTGGTTGAACGCGGGGCGGCCACGGACTACCGCGAATCGGATGCGGCAGCCGTAATGAAGAAGCGGGAATTTCGAATCCGTTTGGATGTGGGGACTGGGCCCGGCCAGGCGCTGTTCTGGACAAGCGATCTCAGCAATGAATATGTGCGCATTAACGCGGATTACCGGTCCTGA
- the argB gene encoding acetylglutamate kinase has translation MDEYIQKAAVLIEALPYIREFEGKTVVIKYGGAAMENPSLRRSTTEDIVLMKYVGMNPVIVHGGGPEINRTLTRLGVETKFQNGLRVTDEETVKVVEMVLAGTINKEIVTLINKAGGNAVGLSGKDANLLHAKKVQMPDGSDIGFVGEIASVHYQIINVLCGAGMIPVIAPIATDPQGATWNVNADTAAGEIAGAIQAEKLVFLTDTPGLLRDPKDPSSLIHQLCYKDILELTAQGVIAGGMIPKVEACLKGLDYGVVKTHIIDGRVPHSLLLEIFTDHGMGTLVTH, from the coding sequence ATGGACGAGTATATTCAAAAGGCAGCGGTGCTGATCGAAGCGCTGCCGTACATTCGAGAATTCGAGGGCAAAACCGTCGTTATCAAATACGGCGGAGCGGCAATGGAGAATCCCTCGTTGCGCCGGAGTACAACCGAAGACATCGTCCTCATGAAATACGTGGGGATGAACCCGGTGATTGTGCACGGCGGCGGACCAGAAATTAACCGCACGCTTACTCGTCTTGGCGTGGAAACCAAATTCCAAAACGGTCTCCGCGTGACCGATGAAGAAACGGTGAAGGTCGTCGAGATGGTGCTGGCGGGCACGATCAACAAAGAGATCGTAACACTCATCAACAAGGCGGGCGGCAATGCCGTCGGTTTAAGCGGCAAAGACGCCAACCTGCTGCACGCGAAAAAAGTGCAGATGCCGGACGGTTCGGATATCGGTTTTGTTGGTGAGATCGCCAGTGTTCATTATCAGATTATCAACGTGTTGTGCGGCGCGGGCATGATTCCAGTCATTGCGCCGATTGCCACCGACCCGCAGGGCGCGACCTGGAACGTAAACGCGGATACGGCAGCGGGTGAAATTGCCGGAGCGATTCAGGCGGAGAAATTGGTGTTCCTTACCGACACGCCCGGGTTGCTTCGCGACCCGAAAGATCCGAGCTCGCTGATCCACCAGCTTTGTTACAAAGACATCCTGGAACTGACCGCGCAAGGCGTCATTGCGGGCGGAATGATCCCCAAGGTCGAAGCATGCCTGAAAGGACTCGACTACGGAGTCGTGAAGACTCACATTATCGATGGGCGCGTCCCGCATTCCTTGTTGCTGGAGATCTTTACCGATCACGGCATGGGCACCTTGGTAACGCACTGA
- a CDS encoding MotA/TolQ/ExbB proton channel family protein — MSLTDYGFTSPMDIMEKGGVLMWPILATSVVALAIALERFWSLRRATLDTREFMDAMRGTLRQNRIQEAIGMCEEADAPVARIIRAGLLKHDRGKDEIREAIENAGQLEIPRLERFLAALATCVNIAPLLGLLGTVQGMILCFARIMQRQGQVVPADLAEGIQNALLTTAFGLTVAIPAMIAHNYFITRVEGMILEMEVSSTELLDILTQTRGERDV, encoded by the coding sequence ATGTCGTTGACGGATTATGGCTTTACTTCTCCGATGGACATCATGGAGAAGGGGGGTGTCCTGATGTGGCCGATCCTGGCCACGTCGGTCGTTGCATTGGCCATCGCGCTCGAGCGCTTCTGGTCGTTGCGCCGCGCCACGCTGGACACGCGGGAGTTCATGGATGCCATGCGCGGCACCTTGCGACAGAACCGCATCCAAGAAGCGATTGGGATGTGCGAGGAAGCCGACGCGCCGGTTGCGCGCATCATTCGCGCGGGACTGTTGAAACACGACCGCGGCAAGGACGAAATTCGCGAGGCGATTGAGAATGCCGGTCAGCTTGAGATTCCGCGACTGGAGCGCTTTCTCGCGGCGCTCGCCACGTGCGTGAACATCGCGCCGTTGTTGGGCCTGTTGGGCACGGTGCAGGGCATGATTCTGTGCTTCGCGCGCATTATGCAACGCCAGGGGCAGGTGGTTCCGGCAGACCTCGCCGAAGGTATCCAGAATGCGCTGTTGACGACGGCCTTCGGGCTGACCGTCGCGATACCCGCCATGATTGCGCACAATTACTTCATTACGCGCGTCGAAGGCATGATCCTGGAGATGGAAGTCAGTTCAACGGAATTGTTGGATATTCTGACACAGACTCGCGGCGAGCGAGACGTTTAA
- a CDS encoding biopolymer transporter ExbD, with product MKFQRVGSGKHRVRASLDLTPLIDVVFNLIVFFMLSSTFVVQTSIPIETPEAPGTVKMENRELSVTLQYGDGGPDGNGRVYVENDEVTTWDDLSRRLAEEVAKKPDALVLIRPDERVDTGRLVYVLGIATSVGIQRYGIAAVPPKEQ from the coding sequence ATGAAATTTCAACGAGTCGGAAGCGGAAAACACCGGGTGCGCGCGAGTCTGGATCTCACGCCCCTGATCGATGTCGTGTTCAACCTCATCGTTTTCTTCATGCTGTCGTCGACATTTGTTGTGCAGACGTCCATTCCGATCGAAACACCGGAGGCTCCGGGTACAGTCAAAATGGAGAACCGGGAGCTGTCCGTGACGCTTCAGTACGGCGATGGCGGGCCAGACGGCAACGGACGCGTGTATGTCGAGAACGATGAGGTGACGACGTGGGACGATCTGTCGCGCAGGCTTGCGGAGGAAGTGGCAAAGAAACCGGATGCGCTCGTACTAATTCGTCCGGATGAGCGCGTGGATACGGGAAGGCTTGTGTATGTGCTGGGCATTGCCACGAGCGTGGGCATCCAGCGATACGGAATCGCCGCGGTTCCGCCGAAGGAACAGTGA
- a CDS encoding phytanoyl-CoA dioxygenase family protein encodes MPANPVQYRTEHRMVGDLFRAEAASPPQRFALSAAQVAEYRERGYVRGPRVLDDRQIEALRAGLEQIRTGTNPRLAELYEIDDAWKKAPEKNVFHFLGAWRIDEAFHDLLFHPAIAVPVSQLLDTPRVRFWHDQVFYKPPRHPGVVAWHQDYSYWTRSVPARHLTVWIGLDDSTLANGCIHFVPGSHRWPLLPKLQLLENMDGIRDVLTPEQLEQFKPEPLELKAGECSFHDCMTLHGSYGNNSDIPRRGVVLNFMHPETKSADGKHPLLVHTPVIPEGAIIEGDDFPIVYDAASKK; translated from the coding sequence ATGCCGGCCAATCCCGTGCAGTACCGTACCGAGCATCGCATGGTAGGAGATCTGTTTCGAGCCGAGGCGGCAAGTCCCCCGCAGCGTTTTGCGCTGAGTGCGGCGCAGGTCGCCGAGTACCGGGAACGCGGATACGTTCGTGGGCCGCGCGTGTTGGACGACCGGCAAATCGAAGCGCTGCGCGCTGGGCTAGAGCAGATTCGTACCGGGACAAATCCCCGGCTAGCGGAACTGTACGAAATCGACGACGCGTGGAAGAAGGCGCCCGAGAAGAACGTCTTCCATTTTCTAGGCGCGTGGCGCATCGACGAGGCATTCCACGATCTCCTGTTTCATCCGGCGATTGCCGTTCCCGTCAGTCAGTTGCTCGACACGCCGCGCGTGCGTTTCTGGCACGACCAGGTGTTCTACAAACCGCCGCGGCATCCCGGCGTTGTCGCGTGGCATCAGGACTACTCGTACTGGACGCGAAGCGTGCCCGCGCGTCATCTGACGGTCTGGATAGGGTTGGACGATTCGACCTTGGCGAACGGGTGCATCCATTTTGTGCCGGGAAGCCATCGCTGGCCGTTGCTGCCAAAACTGCAACTGCTCGAAAACATGGATGGCATCAGGGACGTGCTTACGCCGGAGCAGTTGGAGCAGTTCAAGCCGGAACCGCTGGAGTTGAAGGCGGGCGAGTGTTCGTTTCACGATTGCATGACCTTGCACGGTTCGTACGGAAACAATTCGGATATCCCTCGGCGCGGCGTTGTGCTGAATTTCATGCATCCGGAAACGAAGAGCGCGGATGGGAAACATCCGCTGTTGGTACACACACCTGTTATTCCTGAAGGGGCGATAATTGAAGGGGATGACTTCCCGATTGTGTATGATGCGGCATCCAAGAAGTAG
- a CDS encoding DegT/DnrJ/EryC1/StrS family aminotransferase: protein MISKERRQEIFQRGKSTIHWQGEPRLGSSYGEEEVEAAVSAIRDATVPSRGFGFSGYPIPEFERAFADHVGTKHAVALNSAGPGLDIMMNYLDLQPGDEVIVPAINFVAAPLAVLGAGGQIVWGEVDPKTLQLDPSDVEKRITPRTRAIFPVHMNGLSSPMDDLIELAQRHPHEKHGPLKVIGDAARACGGGYKGEQIGKKGVATVFSFHTMKNMTTLGEGGMVTTDDDDVEAYCRSTRFYGMNTDIWGSSYVMTTVQAAVGLVQLKKLDGFIDARRRLAQRRNELLADVPELALPHEPADCRHSYYLYTCVVCEEWRGEKRDRLMKMLEEEYDVRCIVANPPAYKARRVLRDCTPGQSLPLSESLGERLFCVPIHPAMTDEDNEFMAAAVIECVERLR, encoded by the coding sequence ATGATCTCAAAAGAACGCAGACAGGAAATCTTCCAACGCGGCAAGTCGACGATTCACTGGCAGGGGGAGCCGAGACTGGGGAGTTCCTACGGCGAGGAAGAGGTCGAAGCGGCGGTCAGCGCGATTCGCGATGCGACCGTGCCGAGCCGTGGATTCGGATTTAGCGGGTATCCCATTCCCGAGTTCGAGAGAGCTTTTGCCGATCACGTTGGCACGAAGCACGCCGTTGCGTTGAACAGTGCCGGTCCGGGCCTGGACATCATGATGAACTACCTCGACCTGCAACCGGGCGACGAGGTAATCGTGCCCGCCATCAATTTTGTGGCCGCGCCGCTGGCGGTGTTGGGCGCGGGCGGGCAAATCGTCTGGGGCGAGGTAGACCCCAAGACCTTGCAGCTCGATCCCAGCGACGTGGAGAAACGCATCACGCCGCGAACCCGCGCCATCTTCCCGGTACACATGAACGGGCTTAGTTCGCCGATGGATGACCTTATCGAATTAGCGCAACGGCATCCGCACGAGAAGCACGGGCCGTTGAAGGTCATCGGCGACGCGGCGCGCGCCTGCGGCGGCGGGTACAAAGGCGAACAGATCGGGAAGAAAGGCGTCGCGACGGTGTTCTCCTTCCACACGATGAAGAACATGACGACGCTCGGCGAAGGCGGCATGGTTACCACCGACGACGACGACGTAGAAGCGTACTGCCGCTCGACGCGGTTCTATGGAATGAACACCGACATCTGGGGGTCGTCGTACGTAATGACGACGGTGCAAGCCGCAGTTGGTCTCGTGCAATTGAAGAAGCTCGACGGCTTCATCGATGCGCGGCGGCGGCTGGCGCAACGTCGCAATGAGCTACTTGCGGACGTCCCGGAATTGGCGCTTCCACACGAACCGGCGGACTGCCGCCACTCCTACTACCTGTACACGTGCGTCGTATGCGAAGAATGGCGCGGCGAGAAGCGCGACCGGTTGATGAAGATGCTGGAAGAAGAATACGACGTGCGATGCATCGTGGCGAATCCGCCCGCGTACAAGGCGCGGCGCGTGTTGCGCGATTGTACTCCCGGGCAGTCGCTGCCGTTGTCCGAATCGTTGGGCGAACGGCTCTTCTGCGTACCCATCCACCCCGCGATGACCGACGAAGACAACGAGTTCATGGCAGCAGCAGTCATTGAGTGCGTGGAGCGGCTGCGGTAA
- a CDS encoding PIN domain-containing protein, whose amino-acid sequence MRAVFADTSFYVALANPRDSLHSAALEFSQGFRGRTVTSEFVLVEVGNFFSSTETRQLFVDLFSQLRSDSYTQIVECSTKLLSDAVELFAIRNDKRWSLTDCTSFAVMNTLHLKSALTADHHFAQAGFEVLLA is encoded by the coding sequence ATGAGAGCTGTCTTTGCCGACACTTCGTTTTACGTGGCATTGGCAAATCCAAGGGATTCACTTCACTCCGCAGCACTTGAATTCAGTCAAGGCTTTCGAGGGCGGACCGTGACTTCAGAGTTCGTACTTGTTGAAGTGGGCAATTTCTTTTCGTCTACCGAAACGCGGCAGCTGTTCGTCGATCTGTTTTCTCAATTGAGGTCGGATAGCTACACGCAAATTGTCGAGTGCTCGACGAAGCTCCTGTCCGATGCGGTCGAATTATTCGCTATTAGAAATGACAAAAGGTGGTCGTTGACGGATTGTACGTCGTTCGCAGTGATGAACACGCTCCATTTGAAAAGCGCACTGACCGCCGACCACCATTTCGCGCAAGCTGGTTTCGAAGTCCTTCTCGCCTAA
- a CDS encoding MerR family transcriptional regulator, with translation MRIGQLARAFGLSRGTLLHYDAIGLLTPSARSDSGYREYTEADVERLRRICTYRAAGVPLAEIRSVLDTVEPEGFRRVLSFRLAQLGEEIAQLQGQQRLIVRLLRPSEANEEQPMLNKDQWVALMRATGLTDDDMKRWHKEFEKMSGSAHEEFLVSLGIGAKEIAEIREWSRK, from the coding sequence ATGAGGATTGGGCAATTGGCGCGTGCGTTTGGGCTGAGCCGAGGCACGTTGCTCCACTACGACGCCATCGGCTTGTTGACTCCGTCGGCGCGAAGCGATTCGGGCTACCGGGAGTACACCGAAGCCGATGTGGAACGTTTGCGTCGCATCTGCACGTACCGCGCGGCGGGCGTGCCGTTGGCGGAGATACGGAGCGTGTTGGATACCGTCGAGCCGGAAGGATTCCGGCGGGTGTTAAGTTTCCGGCTTGCTCAATTGGGCGAAGAGATTGCACAACTTCAAGGACAACAACGCCTTATCGTGCGGCTGTTAAGGCCGTCCGAGGCGAACGAGGAACAACCGATGTTGAACAAAGACCAATGGGTGGCGCTCATGCGCGCAACCGGATTGACGGACGACGATATGAAGCGGTGGCACAAGGAATTCGAGAAGATGTCGGGTAGCGCCCACGAAGAGTTCCTGGTGTCGCTGGGAATCGGCGCGAAGGAGATAGCCGAAATCCGCGAGTGGTCGCGTAAGTAG
- a CDS encoding Hsp20/alpha crystallin family protein produces the protein MSEVQNETSEKKRSKLLVGVLSALIVAVCIQGAYMWSMHEKLSKAMATAKSDDGWTVIPNPNKDSNGKPDTPFPNMGSLPDPFGSMSDPTNWDPFQEMAKMRQQMDQLFNQSLDRFKDSPRFGNLAQSSTLVTSPNIDMADQGDKYVITVDMPGAEQSDIRVEIKDQTLTITGKRDQTVSQQKDGRILRQERVSGQFQRSMPLPEAVDEAGMKTAYKDGVFTVTLPKKVPSKPTETQKPQ, from the coding sequence ATGAGCGAAGTTCAGAACGAAACTTCTGAGAAAAAGCGCTCAAAGCTCCTCGTCGGTGTCTTGAGCGCCTTAATCGTCGCCGTGTGTATTCAAGGCGCGTACATGTGGTCCATGCACGAGAAACTGTCGAAAGCCATGGCGACGGCCAAGTCGGATGACGGCTGGACGGTCATTCCGAACCCCAACAAGGACAGCAACGGCAAGCCCGACACCCCGTTTCCGAATATGGGCTCTTTGCCCGATCCATTTGGATCGATGTCCGATCCCACGAACTGGGACCCGTTCCAGGAAATGGCCAAGATGCGACAGCAGATGGATCAGTTGTTTAACCAGTCCCTTGACCGGTTTAAGGATAGCCCGCGTTTCGGCAATCTGGCCCAGTCCTCGACCCTAGTCACGAGTCCCAATATCGATATGGCCGATCAGGGGGACAAGTATGTGATAACGGTCGACATGCCCGGGGCTGAACAGTCGGATATCCGTGTCGAGATCAAGGACCAAACGCTGACGATAACCGGCAAGCGTGACCAGACCGTGTCGCAGCAAAAGGATGGACGTATTCTTCGCCAGGAGCGCGTGTCGGGACAGTTTCAGAGGTCCATGCCGTTACCCGAGGCCGTCGACGAGGCCGGCATGAAGACCGCCTACAAAGATGGCGTGTTTACTGTGACGCTTCCCAAGAAGGTCCCCAGCAAACCAACGGAAACGCAAAAACCTCAGTAG